Proteins encoded within one genomic window of Streptomyces taklimakanensis:
- a CDS encoding helix-turn-helix transcriptional regulator, translating into MGAELRKLREASGLTAREAGELLGGNQAQISHIESGRWGVSAERVRRLAAFYSAGDQQLIDALCEIAEDRTKGWWEEYRGILPPSFLNVAELEYHAAYLRSLQTLTVPGIFQTEDYSRKLFEEVIPPLPRSEVDARVEHRARRRVIFERDQPTPFEAIIHEAALRMHYGGRKVARSQLDYLLEVTEWPSVTVRVVPFTSERFIGSSQSVLYAGGPVPQLDTVLLDSAYGSAFLDAHAQLDKYRAVYSALEEVPLSTDKTRTMIRKIIKDL; encoded by the coding sequence TTGGGCGCAGAGCTGCGGAAGTTGCGCGAGGCATCCGGTCTCACTGCTCGCGAGGCAGGAGAACTGCTCGGCGGCAACCAGGCTCAGATCAGCCACATCGAGTCGGGGCGCTGGGGTGTGAGTGCGGAACGCGTACGGCGACTCGCCGCCTTCTACTCCGCCGGCGACCAACAACTGATCGACGCGCTGTGCGAGATCGCCGAAGACCGCACCAAGGGGTGGTGGGAAGAATATCGAGGCATCCTGCCGCCGTCATTCCTCAACGTAGCGGAGCTTGAGTACCACGCCGCCTATCTGCGCTCGCTCCAGACGCTCACGGTGCCCGGCATCTTCCAGACGGAGGACTACTCGAGAAAGCTTTTCGAGGAAGTTATCCCACCGCTTCCCCGAAGCGAGGTCGATGCCAGAGTCGAGCACCGCGCGAGACGACGTGTGATCTTCGAACGCGACCAGCCGACACCATTCGAGGCGATCATCCACGAGGCCGCGCTACGCATGCACTACGGCGGTCGGAAGGTGGCTCGCTCCCAGCTCGACTACCTGCTGGAAGTAACCGAGTGGCCGAGCGTCACCGTGCGAGTCGTCCCCTTCACCTCCGAAAGGTTCATCGGCTCGTCCCAATCCGTGCTGTACGCAGGTGGTCCCGTTCCTCAACTGGACACGGTCCTGCTGGACAGCGCATACGGTTCCGCGTTTCTGGATGCGCACGCCCAGTTGGACAAGTACAGGGCGGTGTACAGCGCATTGGAGGAAGTTCCCCTCAGTACCGACAAGACGCGCACCATGATCAGGAAAATCATCAAGGACTTGTGA
- a CDS encoding DUF397 domain-containing protein has product MPDSTTWTKSSFSEGEGANCVEVTRDGDRVLIRESDRPDEIVVTTPAKLDAFLKGVKAGEFDHFVDR; this is encoded by the coding sequence ATGCCCGACTCCACTACCTGGACGAAATCCTCTTTCTCCGAGGGAGAAGGAGCCAACTGCGTCGAGGTCACGCGGGACGGCGATCGCGTCCTCATACGCGAGAGCGACAGACCCGACGAGATCGTCGTCACCACGCCCGCGAAGCTCGACGCCTTCCTCAAGGGCGTCAAGGCGGGCGAGTTCGACCACTTCGTCGATCGCTGA
- a CDS encoding pyridoxamine 5'-phosphate oxidase family protein — MRETPEELAALQELLDASLSRSTSHLRSIITTGSTLTAEQLTRVLTGMCTLALSTVTAKGEPRISGADGHFLHGKWHFGTARDAAKARHLAARPAVSAAHLRGEDLGVFTHGTVEVLNPQGGEPAADWPDLLAYFKDFYGGDAFDWDDDVVYYRLHPHWMTVYAPDFAKLTASDRS; from the coding sequence ATGCGTGAAACGCCGGAAGAACTCGCAGCACTCCAAGAACTCCTCGACGCCTCGCTCTCCCGCTCCACCTCGCACCTCCGCTCGATCATCACCACCGGGAGCACGCTGACCGCGGAGCAACTCACCCGGGTCCTCACCGGGATGTGCACCCTCGCCCTGTCCACCGTGACGGCGAAGGGCGAACCGCGGATCAGCGGCGCGGACGGGCACTTCCTGCACGGGAAGTGGCACTTCGGCACGGCACGCGACGCCGCCAAGGCCCGCCACCTCGCCGCGCGGCCCGCCGTCAGCGCCGCGCACCTGCGCGGCGAGGACCTGGGTGTGTTCACGCACGGCACGGTGGAGGTCCTCAACCCCCAAGGCGGCGAACCGGCCGCGGACTGGCCGGACCTGCTCGCGTACTTCAAGGACTTCTACGGCGGGGACGCCTTCGACTGGGACGACGACGTGGTCTACTACCGGCTGCATCCGCACTGGATGACCGTCTACGCTCCCGACTTCGCGAAGCTCACCGCGTCCGACCGGTCCTGA
- a CDS encoding TetR/AcrR family transcriptional regulator, translating into MTLPEREPLRDRERTRRAILEAAEQAFEQRGAKASLAEIAALAGVTKSGLMHHFRSREELIGQVIEHTIGRCWEEVRAHVDLSENRPGKFTRGYVRAFTGGSEYLTRVFSPSGLLAALGVLEVAECAEALQQADARAWNEAFEADGLPPGRALTIRYAAEGLIAAMNTPYLTPEQLAQARAELLALTEVERA; encoded by the coding sequence ATGACGTTGCCTGAACGAGAACCGCTGCGCGACCGTGAGCGCACGCGCCGCGCGATCCTGGAAGCGGCGGAGCAGGCGTTCGAGCAGCGGGGGGCCAAGGCCAGCCTCGCGGAGATCGCGGCGCTCGCCGGAGTCACCAAGAGCGGGCTGATGCACCACTTCCGGAGCCGGGAGGAGCTGATCGGCCAGGTGATCGAGCACACCATCGGCCGCTGCTGGGAGGAGGTCCGGGCCCACGTCGATCTCTCCGAGAACCGCCCCGGCAAGTTCACCCGCGGATATGTCCGCGCCTTCACCGGGGGGAGCGAGTACCTGACCCGCGTCTTCAGCCCCAGCGGTCTGCTCGCCGCACTGGGCGTCCTGGAGGTCGCGGAGTGCGCCGAAGCGCTCCAGCAGGCCGACGCCCGCGCCTGGAACGAGGCGTTCGAAGCCGACGGCCTGCCACCGGGACGGGCCCTGACCATCCGCTACGCCGCGGAAGGGCTGATCGCCGCGATGAACACGCCGTATCTGACCCCGGAACAGCTTGCCCAAGCGCGCGCGGAACTCCTGGCGCTCACCGAGGTGGAGCGGGCTTGA
- a CDS encoding MFS transporter, protein MIDVNPTPRLAGPREWAALAVLVLVVMLLAIDGTVLYLAVPSLTEDLSPTATQVLWIGDIYAFVLAGLLITMGNVADRIGRKRLLLTGSAAFGTASVLAAFAPDAETLIAARALLGVAGATLMPSTLSIVRAVFLDPAQRTRAIALWSVGATAGAALGPLVGGVLLEHFWWGSVFLINVPIMVLALVGGWFLLPESRGTAGRRIDLTSSVLSILAIVPLVYAVKRWIGSGPDTIVLLAAAVGALGGWAFLRRQTRLDVPLLDVSLFRLPAFAGAVGANALAIFAFLGLLFFFSQYLQMVRGYGPLHAGLAELPGTGAAIVVIAVIGFLVARLGTGRSIGFGLGLGALGLAGIGATAPWTSYWGLGASLAVLGLGIGIAMTLSTDSVVGVVPKERSGAAAAIAETGYELGGALGIAVLGSLQTAVYRARLELPGNLGAGEHATVNESLASTLATIDDGAVVAAARDAFASAMRTTSFVAAVLLLVAAVIAWRVIPSSPVTKVHHDVA, encoded by the coding sequence GTGATCGATGTGAATCCGACGCCGCGGCTCGCCGGCCCCCGCGAGTGGGCCGCGCTCGCCGTGCTCGTGCTCGTCGTGATGCTGCTCGCCATCGACGGCACGGTGCTGTACCTCGCCGTTCCGTCGCTGACCGAGGACTTGTCCCCGACGGCCACCCAGGTGCTGTGGATCGGTGACATCTACGCGTTCGTGCTGGCGGGACTGCTGATCACGATGGGCAATGTCGCCGATCGGATCGGTCGCAAGCGCCTCCTGCTGACGGGGAGCGCGGCGTTCGGCACGGCTTCCGTGCTCGCCGCCTTCGCGCCCGACGCGGAGACCCTGATCGCGGCCCGTGCCCTGCTCGGCGTGGCCGGGGCCACGCTGATGCCCTCGACCTTGTCGATCGTGCGCGCCGTGTTCCTCGACCCCGCGCAACGGACCCGCGCGATCGCGCTCTGGTCCGTCGGTGCCACCGCGGGAGCCGCTCTGGGGCCGCTGGTGGGCGGTGTGCTCCTGGAGCACTTCTGGTGGGGGTCGGTGTTCCTGATCAACGTGCCGATCATGGTGCTGGCGCTGGTCGGCGGGTGGTTCCTCCTGCCGGAGTCCCGCGGCACCGCCGGCCGACGGATCGACCTGACCTCCTCGGTGCTCTCGATCCTGGCGATCGTGCCCCTGGTGTATGCCGTCAAGCGCTGGATCGGCAGCGGACCCGACACGATCGTGCTCCTCGCCGCCGCCGTGGGAGCGCTGGGCGGGTGGGCCTTCCTGCGCCGACAGACACGCCTGGACGTTCCGCTGCTGGACGTCTCGCTGTTCCGGCTCCCCGCTTTCGCCGGCGCCGTCGGCGCGAACGCGCTGGCCATCTTCGCCTTCCTCGGCCTGCTCTTCTTCTTCTCCCAGTACCTGCAGATGGTGCGGGGCTACGGGCCGCTGCACGCCGGGCTCGCCGAGCTGCCCGGAACCGGTGCCGCCATCGTGGTGATCGCCGTGATCGGCTTCCTGGTCGCCCGGCTGGGCACGGGGCGCTCCATCGGCTTCGGCCTCGGTCTGGGAGCCCTCGGACTCGCCGGGATCGGCGCGACCGCGCCCTGGACCTCCTACTGGGGACTGGGAGCCTCACTGGCCGTCCTGGGCCTCGGGATCGGGATCGCGATGACGCTGTCGACCGACTCGGTGGTCGGTGTGGTGCCGAAGGAACGGTCGGGTGCCGCGGCCGCCATCGCGGAGACCGGTTACGAACTCGGCGGCGCCCTCGGTATCGCGGTCCTGGGATCGTTGCAGACGGCGGTGTACCGCGCACGGCTGGAGCTGCCGGGGAACCTGGGCGCGGGGGAACACGCCACCGTCAACGAGTCATTGGCATCGACGCTGGCCACGATCGATGATGGCGCGGTCGTCGCCGCCGCGCGGGACGCGTTCGCCTCGGCGATGCGGACGACGTCGTTCGTCGCGGCCGTCCTGCTGCTGGTGGCGGCCGTGATCGCCTGGCGAGTGATCCCGTCGAGCCCCGTGACGAAGGTGCACCATGACGTTGCCTGA
- a CDS encoding metalloregulator ArsR/SmtB family transcription factor, whose translation MADDLFKALADPTRRTILDELTEKSGQTLFEICSRLSMKHRLGISRQAVSQHLALLEAAGLVETRREGRYKFHDLNTAPLRRITERWPTPAPSEPEKSTP comes from the coding sequence GTGGCCGACGACCTCTTCAAAGCCCTGGCCGACCCCACCCGCCGCACCATCCTCGACGAGCTCACGGAGAAGTCCGGACAGACCCTGTTCGAGATCTGCTCGCGGTTGAGCATGAAGCACCGGCTCGGCATCTCGCGCCAGGCGGTCTCCCAGCACCTCGCCCTGCTGGAGGCCGCCGGGCTCGTCGAAACCAGACGGGAGGGCCGCTACAAGTTCCACGACCTGAACACGGCGCCGCTGCGGCGGATAACCGAGCGGTGGCCCACGCCCGCCCCCTCCGAACCAGAGAAGAGCACTCCGTGA
- a CDS encoding VOC family protein, with protein MKIHLTSVFVDDQDKAEHFYTEILGFVKKHDVPLGEEARWLTVIAPDEPDGTELLLEPAGHPAVKPYRDALVKDGIPLAQFAVADVEAEYERLRALGVRFTQEPLAMGPVTTAVFDDTCGNLIQLATRPR; from the coding sequence GTGAAGATCCATCTGACCAGCGTCTTCGTCGACGACCAGGACAAGGCCGAGCACTTCTACACCGAGATCCTCGGCTTCGTGAAGAAGCACGACGTCCCCCTGGGCGAGGAGGCCCGGTGGCTGACCGTCATCGCGCCCGACGAGCCCGACGGCACCGAACTCCTCCTGGAACCCGCCGGCCACCCGGCCGTCAAGCCCTACCGCGACGCGCTCGTCAAGGACGGCATCCCGCTCGCCCAGTTCGCCGTCGCCGACGTGGAGGCGGAGTACGAGCGCCTGCGCGCCCTCGGCGTCCGCTTCACCCAGGAGCCCCTGGCGATGGGCCCCGTCACCACCGCCGTCTTCGACGACACCTGCGGCAATCTGATCCAGCTCGCGACACGGCCGCGGTGA
- a CDS encoding TetR family transcriptional regulator encodes MENGTEPRRVTVTPAARRVLEAAERLFYGRGIHAVGVDLIAVEAGVAKKTIYDRFGSKEQIVVEYLAARDERWRAFLADFLDAAPGEPVARCLAVFEASRAWAEENGSKGCGMVNAHAEISDPSHPAHAVITGQKRWMLGLFTDLAREITAGGAAAGEATASGGLEGDSEAEELGRTLMLLHEGALVAHGLRVLPDPFGHAREQARRAVEEPRARRAAGARRAR; translated from the coding sequence GTGGAGAACGGAACGGAGCCGAGGCGCGTCACGGTGACACCCGCCGCGAGACGGGTCCTGGAGGCGGCGGAGAGACTCTTCTACGGCCGGGGCATCCACGCCGTCGGGGTGGACCTGATCGCCGTCGAGGCGGGCGTGGCGAAGAAGACCATCTACGACCGGTTCGGCTCCAAGGAGCAGATCGTCGTGGAGTACCTGGCGGCCCGCGACGAACGGTGGAGGGCCTTCCTGGCCGACTTCCTCGACGCGGCACCGGGCGAACCGGTGGCACGCTGCCTGGCCGTCTTCGAGGCGTCCCGCGCGTGGGCCGAGGAGAACGGCTCCAAGGGGTGCGGCATGGTCAACGCCCATGCCGAGATCAGCGATCCCTCCCACCCGGCCCACGCCGTCATCACGGGTCAGAAGCGTTGGATGCTCGGGCTCTTCACGGACCTCGCCCGCGAGATCACCGCCGGCGGGGCCGCTGCCGGCGAGGCCACCGCCTCCGGGGGGCTCGAAGGGGATTCGGAGGCGGAGGAGCTGGGACGGACGCTCATGCTGTTGCACGAGGGCGCTCTCGTCGCCCACGGCCTGCGTGTCCTCCCCGACCCCTTCGGCCACGCCCGCGAGCAGGCGCGGCGCGCGGTGGAGGAGCCGCGCGCGCGGCGGGCGGCGGGGGCGCGCCGAGCGCGGTGA
- a CDS encoding DMT family transporter codes for MNALLSGALVLSWSSGFIGAKLGAESAPAVTLLMWRFLPLTAVLALVVALRARDAWRGLSAGVLGRQAAIGLLSQSAYLFTVYYAIQLGVSSGTTALIDGIQPLVAGALAGPLLRQYVSRRQWIGLWLGVGGAAVVATADASSAAGAAWWAYLVPFLGMLALVAATFLEERSRTRVAPTVSMTVHCATSTVLFTALAVGTGTATPPADPSFWFAVGWLALVATFVAYGLYWLVLERSGVTKVNTLMFLMAPVTAVWGALAFDEPFGPRTVVGLGLGLAAAVIVHRGGTRSARIRTRRARPVRTGEPAEDGDRLPGRCGTGRA; via the coding sequence ATGAACGCCCTGCTCTCGGGCGCGCTCGTGCTGAGCTGGAGCTCCGGTTTCATCGGGGCCAAGCTGGGGGCGGAGAGCGCGCCCGCGGTCACGCTCCTGATGTGGCGTTTCCTGCCGCTGACCGCCGTACTGGCCCTCGTCGTCGCCCTCCGCGCCAGGGACGCCTGGCGCGGACTGTCGGCAGGCGTCCTGGGCAGGCAGGCCGCCATCGGCCTGCTGTCGCAGAGCGCCTACCTGTTCACCGTCTACTACGCGATCCAGCTCGGCGTCTCCAGCGGAACCACCGCCCTGATCGACGGCATCCAACCCCTCGTCGCCGGAGCGCTCGCCGGTCCCCTGCTGCGCCAGTACGTCTCGCGCCGGCAGTGGATCGGCCTGTGGCTCGGCGTGGGCGGCGCCGCCGTGGTCGCCACCGCCGACGCCTCCTCCGCCGCCGGGGCGGCCTGGTGGGCCTACCTCGTTCCGTTCCTCGGCATGCTCGCGCTGGTGGCGGCGACCTTCCTGGAGGAACGGTCCCGCACCCGCGTCGCCCCCACCGTCTCGATGACCGTGCACTGCGCCACCAGCACCGTTCTCTTCACCGCCCTGGCGGTCGGAACCGGTACCGCGACACCACCGGCGGACCCCTCGTTCTGGTTCGCGGTGGGCTGGCTCGCCCTCGTGGCCACCTTCGTCGCCTACGGCCTGTACTGGCTCGTCCTCGAACGCTCGGGGGTGACGAAGGTCAACACCCTCATGTTCCTCATGGCCCCGGTCACCGCCGTGTGGGGCGCCCTCGCCTTCGACGAGCCCTTCGGACCCCGGACCGTCGTCGGGCTGGGCCTCGGCCTCGCCGCGGCCGTCATCGTCCACCGCGGGGGCACGCGGTCCGCCCGGATCCGGACACGCCGCGCACGACCGGTGCGGACCGGCGAGCCGGCCGAGGACGGGGACCGCCTCCCGGGCCGGTGCGGCACCGGACGGGCCTGA
- a CDS encoding alpha/beta fold hydrolase yields MGLVDANGTPLYVEERGAGPGEPLVLLHGGYGAGESFAPVLPELAEGRRVFLVDLQGHGRSPDADRPLRPETMADDVAALIGRLGLGRADVLGYSMGAGVALRTVIQYPAVVRRLVAVSFPARRSGWFPEVTAEMDRMDAGMAEAMRRSPLHERYERLAPRVEDWPVLVAKTAEMLGREYDWTSEVSGITAPTLLVFADADAVRPAHVAEFFALLGGGLRDGRRDHSGRPVSRLAVLPGATHHDLLSSPLLGGAVVPFLDADLPGAAG; encoded by the coding sequence GTGGGACTCGTGGACGCGAACGGAACGCCCCTGTACGTCGAGGAGCGCGGTGCGGGACCGGGTGAGCCGCTGGTGCTGCTGCACGGTGGGTACGGCGCGGGCGAGTCGTTCGCGCCCGTCCTGCCCGAGCTGGCCGAGGGACGCCGGGTCTTCCTGGTCGATCTCCAGGGCCACGGCCGCTCGCCGGACGCCGACCGCCCGTTGCGGCCGGAGACGATGGCCGACGACGTCGCCGCCCTGATCGGGCGCCTCGGCCTGGGGAGGGCGGACGTACTGGGCTACTCCATGGGCGCGGGCGTGGCCCTGCGCACCGTGATCCAGTACCCGGCCGTGGTGCGCCGTCTGGTGGCGGTCTCCTTCCCCGCGCGCCGGAGCGGCTGGTTCCCGGAGGTGACCGCCGAGATGGACCGGATGGACGCGGGGATGGCGGAGGCCATGCGGCGGTCACCGCTCCACGAGCGGTACGAACGGCTGGCGCCCCGGGTGGAGGACTGGCCGGTGCTGGTGGCCAAGACGGCCGAGATGCTGGGGCGGGAGTACGACTGGACGTCCGAGGTCTCGGGGATCACCGCGCCGACGCTGTTGGTCTTCGCCGACGCCGACGCGGTGCGGCCCGCGCACGTCGCGGAGTTCTTCGCCCTGCTCGGCGGCGGTCTGCGGGACGGCCGCCGGGACCACTCGGGGCGCCCGGTCTCCCGGCTGGCCGTCCTGCCCGGAGCCACGCACCACGACCTGCTGTCCTCCCCCCTGCTGGGCGGAGCGGTCGTCCCGTTCCTGGACGCCGACCTCCCGGGCGCCGCCGGGTGA
- a CDS encoding ANTAR domain-containing protein: MAPSFSTPADFEAIFHTTVSPLLVLDTALVIRDVNRSYAAVTFREREELVGRHMFDAFPANPHDPDADGVRNLDASFRRVLARRTEDAMGVQKYDIPFPDSPTGFREKYWLPLNSPVLAPDGEVTALLHHVEDVTGFHEELARIEHAYRRTDTPTPRTHTAVAQRGYARHLAQAADEVRRLEELREEVEQLRQALHSRAVIDQAIGIVQAERRCNPEDAFQILVTVSQRTNVKLRDIATALVRRAEDTPPGLLLPEFPSGTAPSGRRSVARRERRSGAGGRPEAGADGGTRPRAPLAPPGPAGPAS; encoded by the coding sequence ATGGCACCGTCCTTCTCGACGCCCGCGGACTTCGAAGCGATATTCCACACCACGGTCTCGCCCCTCCTCGTCCTCGACACCGCGCTGGTGATCCGGGACGTCAACCGTTCCTACGCGGCGGTGACGTTCCGCGAGCGGGAGGAGCTGGTCGGACGGCACATGTTCGACGCCTTCCCCGCCAACCCGCACGACCCGGACGCGGACGGGGTGCGCAACCTGGACGCCTCGTTCCGGCGCGTGCTGGCCCGAAGGACCGAGGACGCGATGGGGGTCCAGAAGTACGACATCCCCTTCCCCGACTCCCCCACCGGCTTCCGCGAGAAGTACTGGCTCCCCCTCAACAGCCCCGTCCTCGCCCCGGACGGGGAGGTCACCGCGCTGCTGCACCACGTCGAGGACGTCACCGGCTTCCACGAGGAGCTGGCCCGCATCGAACACGCCTACCGGCGCACCGACACCCCCACCCCCCGCACCCACACCGCGGTCGCCCAACGCGGCTACGCGCGCCACCTGGCCCAGGCGGCGGACGAGGTCCGGCGCCTGGAGGAACTCCGGGAGGAGGTCGAGCAGCTCCGGCAGGCGCTGCACTCCCGGGCCGTGATCGACCAGGCCATCGGCATCGTCCAGGCCGAGCGGCGCTGCAACCCCGAGGACGCCTTCCAGATCCTGGTGACCGTCTCCCAACGCACCAACGTCAAGCTCCGCGACATCGCCACGGCCCTCGTCCGGCGGGCCGAGGACACCCCACCGGGGCTCCTCCTGCCGGAGTTCCCGTCGGGTACCGCCCCCTCCGGCCGCCGGTCCGTCGCGCGGAGGGAGCGGCGGAGCGGTGCGGGAGGGCGCCCGGAGGCGGGAGCGGACGGCGGAACCCGCCCCCGGGCTCCGCTCGCCCCGCCGGGTCCGGCGGGTCCGGCGTCCTGA
- a CDS encoding TetR/AcrR family transcriptional regulator — MTDRSTAAAIPSGRRTRLTPERERELFEAVVDLVREHGYEALTMDAVAARTRSSKATLYRQWESKPKLVATALRHLARFSPSCIDTGSLAEDLRQITREAAKHAVEDNALLSGLAHAVTKDPELQQALHDLYIRPELETLDAIMRRAVERGELDADNPATEFVVHLLVGALGTRRLVENKDPDAEYLERYLRAIVFPALGVS; from the coding sequence ATGACCGACCGGTCGACCGCCGCCGCCATCCCCTCCGGCCGGCGCACCCGACTGACCCCGGAGCGGGAGCGGGAACTCTTCGAGGCCGTGGTCGACCTGGTCCGCGAGCACGGCTACGAGGCACTGACGATGGACGCGGTGGCCGCCCGCACCCGGTCCAGCAAGGCGACCCTGTACCGGCAGTGGGAGAGCAAGCCGAAGCTGGTCGCCACCGCGCTGCGGCACCTGGCCAGGTTCTCCCCCTCCTGCATCGACACCGGCTCCCTCGCCGAGGACCTGCGGCAGATCACCCGGGAGGCCGCCAAGCACGCGGTCGAGGACAACGCCCTGCTGAGCGGCCTCGCCCACGCCGTCACCAAGGACCCCGAACTCCAACAGGCCCTGCACGACCTGTACATCCGGCCCGAGTTGGAGACGCTCGACGCCATCATGCGCAGGGCCGTCGAGCGCGGCGAGCTGGACGCCGACAACCCCGCCACCGAGTTCGTCGTACACCTGCTGGTGGGGGCGCTGGGCACCCGCCGGCTGGTGGAGAACAAGGACCCGGACGCCGAATACCTGGAGCGCTACCTGCGGGCGATCGTCTTCCCGGCGCTCGGCGTCTCCTGA
- a CDS encoding MMPL family transporter, whose product MATLLYRLGRFAFRRRGLVALLWVVVLAVAGGAAAASTSTASSSISIPGTEAQKAFELLEERFPGSSPDGATAQVVFQAPDGEKITDPENRAAVGEVVAEISEGSQVQQAVDPFQARAVSPDGTIAYSQVSYETNAFELTDDSREALKAAAEDGRQAGLTVEIGGDALATIPETGSAEVIGVIIAAVVLLVTFGALVAAGLPLITALIGVGISVSVITALTGVLDLDNTTPILATMIGLAVGIDYALFIVSRYRAELAEGRKPLDAVGRAVGTAGSAVVFAGLTVVIALVCLAVVDIPILTKMGLAAAGAVVLAVLVALTLIPALLGLAGKRVLPRKQRSLGDGEAAAPKDKPGAGIRWARLVLRRPVAVLLAGVVGLGLIALPASDLELALPDNGSQPTSTTQRRAYDLIAQGFGPGTNGPLVVTVDARGSDDPQAAAERTAGAVRELEGVAAVTPATFNEAGDTAMINVIPTSAPSSTATEDLVHDIRSEAGDIAAATGAEVLVTGQTAMAIDVSQKLDDALAPYLALVVGLAFLLLMVVFRSILVPLKAALGFLLSVIAALGAVVAVFQWGWLADVFGVEQTGPVMSLMPIFLIGLVFGLAMDYEVFLVTRMREAHVHGESPHESVVTGFEHGARVVTAAALIMISVFAGFIGSSESMIKMIGFGLAIAVLFDAFVVRMAIVPAVLALLGKSAWWLPRWLDKALPNVDVEGEKLQRELADSDTPAEPEPAANRS is encoded by the coding sequence ATGGCCACGCTTCTGTACCGGCTCGGCCGCTTCGCCTTCCGGCGGCGCGGGCTGGTCGCACTGCTCTGGGTGGTGGTGCTGGCGGTCGCGGGCGGCGCCGCCGCCGCCTCCACCTCGACAGCGTCCTCCTCCATATCCATCCCCGGCACCGAGGCGCAGAAGGCCTTCGAGCTGCTGGAAGAACGTTTCCCCGGCAGCAGCCCCGACGGCGCCACCGCCCAGGTGGTCTTCCAGGCCCCGGACGGCGAGAAGATCACCGACCCGGAGAACAGGGCCGCCGTCGGCGAGGTCGTCGCCGAGATCTCCGAGGGGTCCCAGGTCCAGCAGGCCGTCGATCCCTTCCAGGCGCGGGCCGTCAGCCCGGACGGCACCATCGCCTACTCGCAGGTCTCCTACGAGACGAACGCCTTCGAGCTGACCGACGACTCCCGCGAGGCCCTGAAGGCCGCCGCCGAGGACGGCCGTCAGGCCGGGCTGACCGTGGAGATCGGCGGTGACGCGCTGGCGACGATCCCGGAGACCGGCAGCGCCGAGGTGATCGGCGTGATCATCGCCGCCGTCGTGCTGCTGGTCACCTTCGGCGCGCTGGTCGCCGCCGGCCTGCCGCTGATCACCGCGCTGATCGGGGTCGGCATCAGCGTCTCGGTGATCACCGCGCTCACCGGGGTCCTGGACCTCGACAACACCACGCCGATCCTGGCCACCATGATCGGCCTGGCCGTCGGCATCGACTACGCCCTGTTCATCGTCTCCCGCTACCGCGCCGAACTCGCCGAGGGCCGCAAGCCGCTGGACGCCGTCGGCCGCGCGGTCGGAACAGCCGGTTCCGCCGTGGTCTTCGCCGGGCTCACCGTCGTCATCGCGCTGGTCTGCCTGGCGGTCGTGGACATCCCGATCCTGACCAAGATGGGGCTGGCCGCCGCCGGCGCCGTCGTCCTGGCCGTCCTGGTCGCCCTGACCCTGATCCCGGCGCTGCTGGGCCTGGCCGGAAAGCGGGTCCTGCCCCGCAAGCAGCGCTCCCTCGGCGACGGCGAGGCCGCCGCGCCGAAGGACAAGCCCGGCGCGGGCATCCGCTGGGCGCGGCTCGTGCTGCGCCGCCCGGTCGCGGTGCTGCTGGCCGGCGTGGTGGGCCTCGGCCTGATCGCCCTGCCCGCCTCCGACCTGGAGCTGGCCCTGCCCGACAACGGCTCCCAGCCCACCAGCACCACCCAGCGCAGGGCCTACGACCTGATCGCGCAGGGCTTCGGTCCGGGCACCAACGGCCCCCTGGTCGTGACCGTCGACGCCCGGGGCAGCGACGACCCCCAGGCCGCCGCCGAGCGGACCGCGGGCGCCGTCCGGGAGTTGGAGGGCGTCGCCGCCGTGACCCCCGCCACGTTCAACGAGGCCGGCGACACCGCGATGATCAACGTCATCCCGACGTCCGCGCCGAGCAGCACCGCGACCGAGGACCTGGTCCACGACATCCGCTCCGAGGCCGGCGACATCGCCGCCGCCACGGGCGCGGAGGTGCTGGTCACCGGGCAGACGGCGATGGCCATCGACGTCTCCCAGAAGCTCGACGACGCCCTGGCGCCCTACCTGGCGCTCGTGGTCGGCCTGGCCTTCCTGCTGCTGATGGTGGTCTTCCGCTCGATCCTGGTCCCGCTCAAGGCCGCGCTCGGCTTCCTGCTGTCGGTGATCGCCGCGCTCGGCGCCGTCGTGGCGGTCTTCCAGTGGGGCTGGCTGGCCGACGTCTTCGGCGTGGAGCAGACCGGTCCGGTGATGAGCCTGATGCCGATCTTCCTGATCGGGCTCGTCTTCGGCCTGGCCATGGACTACGAGGTCTTCCTGGTCACGCGGATGCGGGAGGCCCACGTCCACGGCGAGAGCCCGCACGAGTCGGTCGTCACCGGCTTCGAGCACGGCGCCCGCGTGGTGACCGCCGCCGCACTGATCATGATCAGCGTCTTCGCCGGGTTCATCGGCTCCTCCGAGTCGATGATCAAGATGATCGGCTTCGGTCTGGCGATCGCCGTCCTCTTCGACGCGTTCGTCGTCCGCATGGCGATCGTCCCGGCCGTCCTGGCCCTGCTGGGCAAGTCCGCCTGGTGGCTGCCGCGGTGGCTGGACAAGGCCCTGCCCAACGTGGACGTCGAGGGCGAGAAGCTCCAGCGCGAACTGGCCGACTCCGACACGCCGGCCGAACCCGAGCCGGCCGCCAACCGCTCCTGA